In the Clostridium sporogenes genome, one interval contains:
- the spoVE gene encoding stage V sporulation protein E, with the protein MKKTKTKLGAIDFTLFVTITLLVSIGVIMVYSASSYSAFFNPNIKDSTYFLKKQGAFAIVGIISMLFIIKIDYHKYKKHTKKLMLITIVLLLMVFIFPPVNGARRWIRLGPLSLQPSEITKYMIVMYMAKSLEFKGEKIKTFAYGIIPYLLVSGFYAGLVFAEKNLSIAAVIMIVTLIVLYAAGARTKHISLVMLMVILAGVAGIVFEPFRVKRFLSFLNPWEDSKGTGYQLIQSLLALGSGGIWGVGIGRSRQKCYYIPEPHNDFIFAIIGEELGLIGCIFIVILFSIFIWRGIVIATKAKDTYGTILATGITSIVAVQAIINMAVVTGSMPVTGVPLPFISYGGSSLAINLIAMGILLNISRQSENTV; encoded by the coding sequence ATGAAAAAAACTAAAACTAAATTAGGAGCTATAGATTTTACTCTTTTTGTTACTATAACTTTATTGGTATCTATAGGAGTAATAATGGTTTATAGTGCTAGTTCTTACAGTGCCTTTTTCAATCCAAATATAAAAGATAGTACTTATTTTTTAAAGAAACAGGGAGCATTTGCAATTGTAGGGATAATATCAATGCTCTTTATAATTAAGATTGATTATCATAAATATAAAAAACATACTAAAAAATTAATGCTTATAACTATAGTATTATTACTTATGGTTTTTATATTTCCACCAGTAAATGGAGCTAGAAGATGGATAAGGTTGGGTCCATTATCTCTTCAACCATCAGAGATAACTAAATATATGATAGTTATGTATATGGCGAAAAGTTTAGAATTTAAAGGAGAAAAAATTAAAACCTTTGCTTATGGCATAATTCCATATTTGTTAGTTTCAGGATTTTATGCAGGATTGGTATTTGCAGAAAAAAATCTTAGTATAGCAGCGGTTATAATGATAGTTACTTTAATAGTTTTATATGCAGCAGGGGCTAGAACTAAACATATATCCCTTGTAATGCTTATGGTTATACTGGCAGGAGTAGCAGGTATAGTCTTTGAGCCCTTTAGAGTAAAAAGATTTTTAAGCTTCTTAAATCCTTGGGAAGATTCTAAAGGTACTGGGTATCAGCTTATTCAATCCTTATTAGCTTTAGGATCTGGCGGTATATGGGGAGTTGGTATAGGTAGATCAAGACAAAAATGTTACTATATACCTGAACCTCACAATGATTTTATATTTGCAATAATAGGTGAAGAATTAGGTTTAATAGGTTGTATTTTTATAGTTATTTTATTTTCCATATTTATATGGAGAGGAATAGTTATAGCTACAAAGGCTAAAGATACATATGGTACTATTTTAGCTACAGGAATTACATCTATTGTAGCAGTTCAAGCTATAATAAATATGGCTGTTGTTACAGGTTCTATGCCTGTTACAGGAGTACCTCTTCCTTTTATAAGCTATGGAGGATCTTCTTTAGCAATTAACTTAATAGCTATGGGGATATTGCTTAATATATCCAGGCAAAGTGAAAATACTGTATAA
- the mraY gene encoding phospho-N-acetylmuramoyl-pentapeptide-transferase, with amino-acid sequence MNRIVYAVILAFLISILGGPILIPLLHKFKFGQNIREEGPKSHRKKAGTPTMGGIIFILASIITMALTIRKPGDEAMVALYAFIAFGIIGALDDGLKIIHKDNLGLRAYQKMLLILIVSGIFGYYSANNPNIGTSIIMPFTRKSLDLGIFYIPGIIIYFAATTNAVNLTDGLDGLATSITLLVMTFFALVSFGMGHYTLAIFCAVVAGALLGFLRYNAFPAQVFMGDTGSLALGGAVAAVAMILKLEILVIIVGGVYVLETLSVIIQVLSFKLTGKRVFKMSPIHHHFELSGWHETKVVSVFSIITVILCLVAFLAV; translated from the coding sequence ATGAATAGAATAGTATATGCAGTGATTTTAGCCTTTTTAATATCTATATTAGGAGGCCCAATATTAATACCTTTATTACACAAATTTAAATTTGGACAAAACATAAGAGAAGAAGGACCAAAGAGTCATAGAAAAAAAGCAGGTACCCCTACTATGGGCGGAATAATATTTATATTAGCATCTATAATAACAATGGCTTTAACTATAAGAAAACCAGGCGATGAAGCTATGGTAGCTTTGTATGCTTTTATAGCTTTTGGAATAATAGGAGCTTTAGATGATGGCTTAAAAATAATTCATAAAGATAATTTAGGGTTAAGGGCTTACCAAAAGATGTTATTAATTTTAATAGTATCTGGTATATTTGGATATTATTCTGCCAATAATCCTAATATAGGTACTTCAATAATAATGCCTTTTACTAGGAAAAGTTTAGATTTAGGGATATTTTATATACCAGGTATAATAATATATTTTGCAGCTACTACTAATGCTGTTAATTTAACAGATGGATTAGACGGATTGGCTACATCTATTACATTACTTGTTATGACTTTTTTCGCTTTAGTAAGTTTTGGAATGGGACATTATACATTAGCTATATTTTGTGCAGTGGTAGCAGGCGCTCTTTTAGGATTTTTAAGATATAATGCCTTCCCAGCTCAAGTATTTATGGGAGATACAGGTTCTTTAGCCTTAGGTGGAGCAGTAGCTGCAGTAGCTATGATATTAAAATTGGAAATATTAGTTATAATAGTAGGAGGAGTATATGTATTAGAAACTTTATCTGTAATAATACAAGTTTTATCCTTTAAACTTACAGGAAAAAGGGTATTTAAAATGAGTCCTATACATCATCACTTTGAATTAAGTGGATGGCATGAAACCAAGGTAGTATCTGTTTTTTCAATAATTACAGTAATATTATGCTTAGTTGCATTTTTAGCTGTATAG
- a CDS encoding UDP-N-acetylmuramoyl-tripeptide--D-alanyl-D-alanine ligase produces MEFIKLEEIIKAVNGELVITGEKDEYNSVSTDTRKIKKGDIFIALKGENFNGNNFVETAIEKGADLCIVSELVFDKEKINKSSYVVKVENTNKALLDLAKYYKSKLGIKVVAITGSTGKTSTKDLVAAVLSEKYKVFKTEGNFNNEIGLPLMICKLDKSYDIAVLEMGMNHFNEIHNMAEAAKPDIAIITNIGISHIENLGSRKNILKAKLEVTDFFDNDNALIINGDDDLLSDFESDKYKVYKIGTENKFDFNGQKLILEEESIEFDILEQGKIAYKNFKVNVPGKHNVLNSLTAIACAKILDMDYEDIQNGIKNLKATSMRLDIIRENGFTIINDCYNASPDSMKAAIDVMKNINGKRTIALLGSMMELGNESYKAHREVSEYAKEKEIDLLFSIGEFNEAYREGFEEVNKDNYKSFLNNKEAAKYIKNIIRDGDVILVKASRVMRLEEIVEELRIKQEK; encoded by the coding sequence ATGGAGTTTATTAAACTAGAAGAAATAATAAAAGCAGTTAATGGTGAGTTAGTGATAACTGGAGAAAAAGATGAATATAATTCAGTAAGCACAGATACAAGAAAAATAAAAAAGGGAGATATATTTATAGCCTTAAAAGGTGAAAACTTTAATGGGAATAATTTCGTAGAAACTGCCATAGAAAAGGGAGCAGATTTATGCATAGTAAGCGAATTAGTGTTTGATAAAGAAAAAATAAATAAATCTTCCTATGTAGTAAAAGTAGAAAATACTAATAAAGCTCTTTTAGATTTAGCTAAATATTATAAAAGTAAGTTAGGCATAAAGGTAGTTGCTATTACTGGCTCTACAGGAAAAACATCTACAAAGGATTTAGTAGCTGCTGTACTTTCAGAAAAATATAAAGTATTTAAAACAGAGGGGAATTTTAATAATGAGATAGGACTTCCTCTTATGATTTGTAAATTAGATAAAAGTTATGATATAGCAGTTTTAGAAATGGGAATGAATCATTTCAATGAAATACACAATATGGCAGAAGCTGCAAAACCAGATATAGCCATAATAACTAATATAGGCATATCGCATATAGAGAATTTAGGATCTAGAAAAAATATTTTAAAAGCAAAATTGGAGGTAACAGATTTCTTCGACAATGATAATGCCTTAATAATAAATGGAGATGATGATCTTTTATCAGATTTTGAAAGTGATAAATATAAAGTATATAAAATAGGAACAGAAAATAAATTTGACTTCAATGGACAAAAACTAATCTTAGAAGAGGAAAGTATAGAATTTGATATACTAGAACAAGGAAAAATAGCTTATAAAAATTTTAAGGTGAATGTACCTGGAAAGCATAATGTGCTTAATTCACTTACAGCTATAGCATGCGCAAAAATTTTAGACATGGATTATGAAGATATACAAAATGGAATAAAAAATTTAAAAGCTACATCTATGAGATTAGATATAATTAGAGAAAATGGATTTACTATTATAAATGATTGTTATAATGCAAGTCCTGATTCTATGAAAGCTGCTATAGATGTAATGAAAAATATAAATGGAAAAAGAACCATAGCTTTATTAGGATCTATGATGGAACTTGGAAATGAGTCTTATAAAGCTCATAGAGAAGTTTCAGAATATGCAAAAGAAAAGGAAATAGATTTGTTATTTTCTATAGGAGAATTTAATGAGGCTTATAGAGAAGGATTTGAAGAAGTAAACAAAGATAACTATAAAAGCTTTTTAAATAATAAAGAAGCAGCAAAATACATAAAAAATATAATAAGAGATGGTGATGTAATATTAGTTAAAGCATCTAGAGTTATGAGATTAGAGGAAATAGTAGAAGAACTAAGGATAAAACAAGAAAAATAG
- a CDS encoding UDP-N-acetylmuramoyl-L-alanyl-D-glutamate--2,6-diaminopimelate ligase, with translation MNLNLILKSLEYSFIKESKKEIKKIEYDSRNVEEGDLFICIEGYATDGHKYAKKAYDNGAKVIVCEKDLEDIAYFKDCTIIKVPDTRKALAIMASNYYGNPSKNIKIIGITGTNGKTTSTFIMKSILEKAGYKVGLIGTIANYIGNKKIESHRTTPESLELQKLFKDMVDEKVEYCVMEVSSHSLYLDRVYGVEFKEAIFTNLTQDHLDFHRTFENYFNAKLILFKNTENSIINIDDSYGEKVLKEVLGNKITYGVEKECDLKAENLHMHSRGVEFDVIFKDEKETIDLNIPGKYNIYNALGSIGACLLEGISLKTIKEALEDMPSVPGRCEIVTKNHNLGYDVIVDYAHTPDGLENILKTAREFTKGRLISVYGCGGDRDRTKRPIMGKIGSDLSDIAIITSDNPRTEDPSLIIKDILEGIKKDNYIVVEGRRDAIKKAMEIAKENDVIVVAGKGHEDYQILKDKTIHFDEREVIEELIKEI, from the coding sequence ATGAATTTAAATTTAATACTAAAGTCATTAGAATATTCTTTTATAAAAGAATCTAAAAAAGAAATAAAAAAGATAGAATATGATTCAAGAAATGTTGAAGAAGGAGATTTATTTATTTGTATAGAAGGATATGCAACAGATGGTCATAAATATGCAAAGAAAGCCTATGATAATGGAGCTAAAGTAATTGTTTGTGAGAAGGATTTAGAAGATATAGCTTATTTTAAAGATTGTACTATAATAAAAGTTCCAGATACTAGAAAGGCTTTAGCTATAATGGCATCTAATTATTATGGCAATCCATCTAAAAATATTAAAATAATAGGTATTACAGGTACAAATGGTAAAACTACATCTACTTTTATAATGAAGTCTATATTAGAAAAAGCAGGATATAAAGTAGGACTTATAGGAACTATAGCAAATTATATAGGAAATAAAAAGATAGAATCCCATAGAACTACTCCAGAATCTTTAGAATTACAAAAATTATTCAAAGATATGGTAGATGAAAAAGTAGAGTATTGTGTTATGGAAGTATCTTCTCATTCTTTATATTTAGATAGAGTTTATGGAGTAGAATTTAAAGAAGCTATATTTACAAATTTAACACAAGACCATTTAGATTTTCACAGAACTTTTGAAAATTATTTCAATGCTAAGTTAATTCTATTTAAAAATACTGAAAATTCAATAATAAATATAGATGACAGTTATGGAGAAAAAGTATTAAAGGAAGTCTTAGGAAATAAAATAACTTATGGAGTAGAAAAGGAATGCGATTTAAAAGCTGAAAATTTACATATGCATTCTAGAGGTGTAGAATTTGATGTTATATTTAAAGATGAAAAAGAAACTATAGATTTAAATATACCAGGTAAATATAATATATATAATGCCTTAGGAAGTATTGGTGCTTGTCTTTTAGAAGGAATCTCTTTAAAAACTATAAAAGAAGCGTTAGAAGATATGCCATCTGTTCCTGGAAGATGTGAAATTGTAACTAAAAACCATAATTTAGGCTATGATGTTATAGTAGATTATGCACATACACCAGATGGTTTAGAAAATATATTAAAAACAGCTAGAGAATTTACAAAGGGAAGATTAATAAGTGTATATGGCTGTGGTGGAGACAGAGATAGAACAAAAAGGCCTATTATGGGAAAGATAGGATCAGATTTAAGTGATATAGCTATAATAACTTCAGATAATCCAAGGACAGAAGATCCTAGTCTTATAATAAAGGATATATTAGAAGGTATAAAAAAGGATAATTATATAGTAGTTGAAGGAAGAAGAGATGCTATAAAAAAAGCTATGGAAATAGCAAAAGAAAATGATGTTATAGTAGTAGCAGGAAAAGGCCACGAAGACTATCAAATATTAAAGGATAAAACTATTCACTTTGATGAAAGAGAAGTAATAGAAGAGCTAATAAAAGAAATATAA
- a CDS encoding stage V sporulation protein D has product MSNSKYRDKVIIRKRMILVFALLILAFIGLVIKMGTIMIGQSPKLKELAVKQWTSEVKIDAKRGRILDRNDNELAVSANVYRVDLDMNTLKTTMEDKKLSKSDVASKLSKALDMEQKEVEKVLDKRLPSGLPLASATLKRRIEKDKADKVRELDLRGILVSADTKRYYPNNNFLSHVLGHTNSDGKGLTGVELYYNSILSGKPGVRIAETDNKSKELPYTISEYTKPEDGKDLILTIDEMIQHFSEKAAEQALKDNKAKAVTVVVMDPRTGEVLAMANKPDYNPNDPWQEGKSYEELQQNWRNRAVNDTFEPGSVFKVFTAATALEENLISSEDKFTCNGSITIGKRTIRCWKSGGHGTQNFVEILKNSCNVGFAQLGHKIGKEKLNSYIQKFGFGKKTGIDLPGEAPGITKKTEDISDIDLATISFGQANTLSVVQYLQAFNAVANGGKLIKPHVMKEVGSFDEEKNKEIIEKKNTVDSKQILNKEKMATLRSYLEKVVSEGGGKKAYIAGYHIGGKTGTAQKAGKGGYMPGKYVASFAGMAPANDPRITVFVSIDEPDPSNYYAGQIAAPAAQGLFKDIFNYLALKSDADGEDIAKSLLKDVTIPEVRGKTKEEAQQILKDLKLDCEIQSKGEYIVDMNPKPGYTVKEGSKVVLYTGNSQNYNKVVVVPNVKGHTVEEAMAVLNSIGLKGDIQGDGIISNQSIEANKEVKKGTMVNLKAEPIGD; this is encoded by the coding sequence TTGTCAAATAGTAAGTACAGAGACAAAGTAATAATTAGAAAAAGAATGATACTTGTATTTGCTCTTCTAATTTTAGCTTTTATAGGGCTAGTTATAAAGATGGGAACTATAATGATAGGTCAGTCTCCAAAATTAAAAGAATTAGCAGTGAAACAGTGGACAAGTGAAGTGAAGATTGATGCTAAAAGAGGTAGGATATTAGATAGAAATGATAATGAACTAGCAGTAAGTGCTAATGTATACAGAGTGGATTTAGATATGAATACTTTGAAAACTACCATGGAAGATAAAAAACTATCTAAAAGTGATGTGGCATCAAAACTTTCAAAAGCATTAGATATGGAACAAAAAGAAGTAGAAAAAGTATTGGATAAAAGACTTCCAAGCGGATTGCCTTTAGCCTCCGCTACTTTGAAAAGAAGAATAGAAAAAGATAAGGCTGATAAAGTAAGAGAATTAGATTTAAGAGGTATTTTAGTATCAGCTGATACTAAAAGATACTATCCTAATAATAACTTTTTATCTCATGTGTTAGGACATACCAATTCTGATGGGAAGGGACTTACAGGAGTAGAATTATACTATAATAGTATATTATCAGGAAAGCCAGGGGTAAGAATTGCAGAAACGGATAATAAAAGCAAAGAATTACCTTATACTATTTCAGAATATACTAAACCAGAAGATGGCAAAGATTTAATATTAACTATAGATGAAATGATACAGCATTTCAGTGAAAAAGCAGCAGAACAGGCTTTAAAAGATAACAAAGCAAAGGCAGTAACTGTAGTGGTAATGGATCCTAGAACAGGAGAAGTGCTAGCTATGGCAAATAAACCAGATTATAATCCAAATGATCCTTGGCAAGAAGGAAAAAGTTATGAAGAACTCCAACAAAATTGGAGAAATAGAGCAGTTAATGATACTTTTGAACCAGGCTCTGTATTTAAAGTTTTTACAGCAGCTACAGCTTTAGAGGAAAATTTAATAAGCTCTGAAGATAAGTTTACTTGTAATGGAAGTATAACTATAGGAAAAAGAACTATACGTTGTTGGAAGAGTGGGGGGCATGGTACTCAAAACTTTGTAGAAATACTTAAAAATTCTTGTAACGTAGGTTTTGCACAATTAGGTCATAAAATAGGTAAAGAAAAATTAAATTCATATATTCAAAAATTTGGATTTGGTAAGAAAACTGGCATAGACCTTCCAGGAGAAGCTCCAGGAATAACAAAGAAAACGGAAGATATATCAGATATAGATTTGGCTACTATATCCTTTGGTCAAGCTAATACATTATCTGTAGTTCAATATTTACAAGCTTTTAATGCAGTGGCTAATGGAGGAAAGCTTATAAAGCCTCATGTTATGAAAGAAGTTGGTAGTTTCGATGAGGAAAAAAATAAAGAAATAATAGAAAAGAAAAATACTGTAGATAGTAAGCAAATTTTAAATAAGGAAAAGATGGCTACATTAAGAAGCTATTTAGAAAAAGTAGTATCCGAAGGAGGAGGTAAAAAAGCTTATATAGCAGGGTATCATATAGGTGGTAAAACTGGTACGGCTCAAAAGGCTGGCAAAGGTGGTTACATGCCTGGTAAATATGTTGCTTCCTTTGCAGGTATGGCACCAGCTAATGATCCAAGAATAACAGTATTCGTCTCTATTGATGAACCAGATCCTTCAAATTACTATGCAGGTCAAATAGCAGCACCAGCAGCACAGGGATTATTTAAAGATATATTTAACTATTTGGCATTAAAAAGTGATGCAGATGGAGAAGATATAGCTAAAAGTCTTTTAAAAGATGTAACTATACCTGAAGTTAGAGGCAAAACAAAAGAAGAAGCACAACAAATATTAAAGGATTTGAAATTAGACTGCGAAATACAATCTAAAGGTGAATATATAGTAGATATGAATCCTAAACCAGGATATACGGTAAAAGAAGGTAGTAAAGTTGTACTTTACACAGGGAACAGTCAAAATTATAATAAAGTAGTAGTTGTTCCAAATGTGAAAGGACATACTGTGGAAGAAGCCATGGCTGTATTAAACAGTATAGGTCTAAAAGGAGATATACAGGGGGATGGAATTATCTCTAATCAAAGTATAGAAGCAAATAAGGAAGTTAAAAAAGGAACTATGGTTAACTTAAAAGCAGAACCAATAGGAGATTAA
- a CDS encoding cell division protein FtsL → MVMLEGKSRFNGNTVLKPQYEPQIEKDNKKDKKEQYKKNKKIQQKLVKKKIKTLRNIIIAFILGVILVARYGMLYSMQKNLSNVNNEISKVEKESENLKVELVHHSNLSNIEKVAGEKLKMVPPNKDSAIYADLSYNNFKEEGSKSHIGEKHNAFLEFFSNLKKVLF, encoded by the coding sequence TTGGTAATGTTAGAAGGAAAAAGCAGATTCAATGGGAATACAGTTTTAAAACCACAGTATGAACCACAAATAGAAAAAGATAACAAGAAAGATAAAAAAGAACAATACAAAAAGAATAAAAAAATACAACAAAAACTGGTGAAAAAGAAAATAAAAACCTTAAGAAATATTATTATAGCATTTATATTAGGGGTTATTTTAGTTGCTAGATATGGGATGTTATATAGTATGCAAAAGAATCTAAGTAACGTGAATAATGAGATATCGAAAGTGGAAAAGGAAAGTGAAAATTTAAAAGTAGAATTAGTTCATCATAGTAATTTAAGCAATATAGAAAAAGTAGCAGGAGAAAAACTTAAAATGGTACCACCTAATAAGGATTCAGCAATATATGCAGATTTAAGCTATAATAACTTTAAAGAAGAGGGATCAAAAAGTCATATTGGGGAAAAACATAATGCTTTTTTAGAGTTTTTTTCTAATTTAAAGAAAGTGCTATTTTAA
- the rsmH gene encoding 16S rRNA (cytosine(1402)-N(4))-methyltransferase RsmH encodes MEFKHISVLLKETIDSLNIKEDGIYVDCTLGGGGHSKEILKKLSHKGKLIGIDQDTSALKAAKERLKDYENVIYVHNNFYNIDSILEELDIDKVDGIIMDLGVSSYQLDEASRGFSYMKDAPLDMRMNRDEDFSAYDIINSYEEEELFKILKNYGEEKFSRKIARFIVEKRKEASIKTTGELVEVIRKAIPAKFQREGHPAKRTFQAIRIEVNKELQILNKAIEDSVNRLNKDGVLSIITFHSLEDRIVKVKFKELEKPCTCPSSFPICVCGKKPQIKILTKKPIEPSEDEKDVNSRSKSAKLRVCKKI; translated from the coding sequence ATGGAGTTTAAACATATATCAGTATTATTAAAAGAAACAATAGATTCACTTAATATAAAGGAAGATGGTATATATGTGGACTGCACCTTAGGCGGTGGAGGACATTCTAAAGAAATATTAAAAAAATTATCCCATAAGGGTAAATTAATAGGTATAGATCAAGATACAAGTGCTTTAAAAGCAGCTAAAGAAAGATTAAAAGACTACGAAAATGTTATTTATGTACATAATAATTTCTATAATATAGATAGCATTTTAGAAGAGTTAGATATAGATAAGGTTGATGGTATAATAATGGATTTAGGGGTATCTTCTTATCAATTAGACGAAGCTTCAAGAGGATTTAGTTATATGAAAGATGCACCTTTAGATATGAGGATGAATAGAGATGAAGATTTTTCAGCTTATGACATAATTAATAGTTATGAAGAAGAAGAACTTTTTAAAATATTAAAAAATTATGGAGAAGAAAAATTTTCTAGAAAAATTGCTAGATTTATAGTAGAAAAAAGAAAAGAAGCTTCTATAAAAACTACAGGGGAATTAGTAGAGGTAATAAGAAAAGCTATCCCAGCTAAATTTCAAAGGGAAGGACATCCTGCTAAAAGAACTTTCCAAGCTATAAGGATAGAAGTAAATAAGGAACTTCAAATATTAAATAAAGCTATAGAAGATAGTGTAAATAGATTAAATAAGGATGGAGTATTGAGCATAATAACTTTTCATTCTTTAGAGGATAGAATAGTAAAAGTAAAATTTAAAGAATTGGAAAAACCTTGTACTTGCCCATCAAGTTTTCCAATCTGTGTGTGTGGAAAAAAACCACAAATAAAAATATTAACAAAAAAACCAATAGAACCTTCAGAAGATGAAAAAGATGTTAACTCCAGAAGTAAAAGTGCAAAATTAAGAGTATGTAAAAAAATATAA
- the mraZ gene encoding division/cell wall cluster transcriptional repressor MraZ has product MFIGEYNHSLDTKNRIIIPAKFRDELGKNFVLTKGLDGCLYAYPKSQWEVLQKKLETLPLTNKNARAFVRFFFSGAHELELDKQGRTLIPQNLLEYGQIEKEIVSIGVSNRIEIWSKEKWEEYNNSNIDYDSIAEQMSQLGI; this is encoded by the coding sequence ATGTTTATAGGGGAGTATAATCATAGTTTAGATACAAAAAATAGAATTATAATCCCGGCAAAGTTTAGAGATGAACTGGGAAAGAATTTTGTGTTGACTAAGGGATTAGATGGTTGCCTTTATGCATATCCTAAAAGTCAGTGGGAAGTTCTTCAAAAAAAGTTAGAAACTCTACCTTTAACAAATAAAAATGCTAGAGCTTTTGTAAGATTTTTTTTCTCAGGAGCTCATGAATTAGAATTAGACAAACAGGGAAGAACATTAATACCGCAAAACCTCTTAGAATATGGACAAATAGAAAAGGAAATAGTAAGTATAGGAGTTTCAAATAGAATAGAAATTTGGAGTAAGGAAAAATGGGAAGAATATAATAATTCTAATATAGATTATGATAGTATAGCAGAGCAAATGAGCCAACTTGGAATATAG
- the ychF gene encoding redox-regulated ATPase YchF, producing MKLGIVGLPNVGKSTLFNAITKAGAESANYPFCTIEPNVGVVSVPDKRLDVLEKMYSAKKKVPTAIEFYDIAGLVKGASKGEGLGNKFLSHIREVEAIVHVVRCFEDSNIVHVDGSVDPIRDIETISLELVFSDIELMQRRIEKNSKLAKSGNKEAKAEEDLMKRIVAHLEEGKPVRTLELEEDEEKLVKGYFLLTSKPVLYAANVSEDDLMSGNPENEFVKKVKDFAQAESSEVITLCARLEEELSTLEDDEKAEMLSEYGLKESGLDKLVQSSYKLLGLISFLTAGQVEVRAWTIVKGTKAPKAAGKIHTDIEKGFIRAEVISYDKLIECGSEAHAKEKGFFRLEGKEYVMQDGDIVNFRFNV from the coding sequence ATGAAATTAGGAATAGTTGGATTGCCTAACGTAGGTAAAAGTACATTATTTAATGCAATAACAAAAGCAGGAGCTGAATCTGCTAACTACCCATTCTGCACTATAGAACCAAATGTAGGAGTAGTTAGTGTACCAGATAAAAGATTAGATGTTTTAGAAAAAATGTATAGCGCTAAAAAGAAAGTTCCCACTGCTATTGAATTTTATGATATTGCTGGATTAGTCAAAGGAGCTAGTAAAGGAGAAGGATTAGGAAATAAGTTTCTATCTCATATAAGAGAAGTTGAAGCAATTGTCCATGTGGTAAGATGTTTTGAAGATTCAAATATAGTGCACGTAGATGGTTCTGTAGATCCTATTCGTGATATAGAAACTATAAGCTTAGAGCTTGTATTCTCTGATATAGAATTAATGCAAAGAAGAATAGAAAAAAACAGTAAGTTAGCTAAAAGTGGTAACAAAGAAGCTAAAGCAGAAGAAGATCTTATGAAGAGAATAGTTGCTCATTTAGAAGAAGGAAAACCTGTTAGAACTTTAGAACTTGAAGAAGATGAAGAAAAATTAGTTAAAGGTTATTTCCTTTTAACTTCAAAACCTGTTTTATATGCAGCCAATGTATCTGAAGATGATTTAATGTCTGGAAACCCTGAAAATGAATTTGTAAAAAAAGTTAAAGATTTTGCTCAAGCTGAAAGTTCTGAAGTAATAACTTTATGCGCAAGACTTGAAGAAGAATTATCAACTTTAGAAGATGATGAAAAAGCTGAAATGCTTTCAGAATATGGATTAAAAGAATCTGGACTTGATAAGCTAGTTCAATCTAGTTATAAATTATTAGGACTTATAAGCTTTTTAACTGCAGGTCAAGTTGAAGTTAGAGCTTGGACTATAGTCAAGGGTACAAAAGCACCTAAAGCTGCTGGTAAAATTCATACTGATATTGAAAAAGGTTTTATAAGAGCAGAAGTTATATCTTACGATAAACTTATAGAATGTGGTTCTGAAGCTCACGCTAAAGAAAAAGGATTCTTTAGACTTGAAGGAAAAGAATATGTAATGCAAGATGGAGATATTGTAAACTTTAGATTTAATGTTTAA